The DNA sequence GCGGACCCTGGCGGGGGAGGAGCGGGCCTTTGAAGGGGTGGTGCACCGGCATGGCCGCTTGGTCTTCCGAATCATCCGGGGGATTCTCCCGGACGCGGAGGTGGAGGACGTCGCCCAGGAGGTCTTCGTGAAGGCCTACCGCTCTCTCGCGCAACTGCGCTCGGGCTTCTCCCTCGGCCCGTGGCTGGCCAGGCTCACCACGACCACCTGTTACGATTATCTCCGGGGGAGACAACGACGCAGGGAGGTGACCTTTACCGAGCTGTCCCGCGGGGAGGGGGAAGGCCTCCCGATGACCATCGGGGGGGTGGTGGACCCGCCGACGCTCCGCGAGGAGGATCGCCCGGTGTCCCGCGATCTGGCGGAAAAGCTCTTGAGTCGGCTCTCGCCCAAGGATCGGGCGGCGCTCCTCCTGCGGGAACTCGAGGGTTTTTCCATGGCCGATCTGGGTCGGGCGCTCGGATGTTCCGAGCTCGCGGCCCGGCTGAGACTCTTCCGGGCCCGGCGGACCCTGAAGGCCCTCCGGGATCGCGAGGCTCGCGGGGAGAGAGGAGAGGCCAGGTGAGGTGTCGGGTTGCCAGGGGATGGCTCCGGGAGATGGCCCGCGGAGCCGTATCTTCTGAGGACCGAGCGACCTTGCAAGGCCATCTGGAGACGTGCCCCCGGTGCGCGCGGGAGGCCCGGGCCCTCGAAGCCACGCGGCGTCTGCTGGGGGCCCTCGTCGAGGGGGAGGGCCCCTCCTCCGCCTTTTGCCGGTTGCCGTGGGGAAAGCTCGCGAAGAGCCGGGAAGGAAGGGCCGAGGGGTGGATCGACGCCTTCGCGCTCTTTGCCCCGCGCCTGATCCCGGCGGCGGCGGTCATGGTGGTGCTGCTCGGCGGCCTCACCTACCTCATCCAGCCCCTGGAGCCGCGCCGGGTCGCCCCTCTGGATCGGTACCTGGAGGCGAGCGGGGTGGTCCCGCAGGAGATGGGACCGCTGAGCGAGACCACCACCCTGACCCAGGACGACGTCCTGGCACTGGTCCTCCTGCGCGACGAAGGGGTCGTGGCGCGATGAAGCGATTGAAGGTTCCGGGGGTGCTGGTTGCGGTGTACGTCCTGGGGATTGCCACGGGAGCCCTGGGGTTCACCCTCTATCGGACGGTCAGCGCCCCACCGTCGCCCGCACGATGGCAGGGGCGATTTGACCGGGAGCGCTATGTCGACCGCTTGACCCAGGCACTTGAGCTCCAGGAGGGACAGCGGCAGCAACTCGAGCGGATCCTGGACGACGCGCGGGACGAGTTCGGGAAGCTCCGGCAGACGATTCACCCTCAGGCTCAGGAGATCAAGCAGCAGGCCCGGGCGCGCATTCGCGAGATGCTCAGCCCCGATCAGCAGCGGCGATTTGAGGCCTTCGTGGAGGAATGGGAGGCCGAG is a window from the Candidatus Methylomirabilis sp. genome containing:
- a CDS encoding sigma-70 family RNA polymerase sigma factor translates to MGEGSPGGQPSDEDLVRRTLAGEERAFEGVVHRHGRLVFRIIRGILPDAEVEDVAQEVFVKAYRSLAQLRSGFSLGPWLARLTTTTCYDYLRGRQRRREVTFTELSRGEGEGLPMTIGGVVDPPTLREEDRPVSRDLAEKLLSRLSPKDRAALLLRELEGFSMADLGRALGCSELAARLRLFRARRTLKALRDREARGERGEAR
- a CDS encoding zf-HC2 domain-containing protein, which codes for MRCRVARGWLREMARGAVSSEDRATLQGHLETCPRCAREARALEATRRLLGALVEGEGPSSAFCRLPWGKLAKSREGRAEGWIDAFALFAPRLIPAAAVMVVLLGGLTYLIQPLEPRRVAPLDRYLEASGVVPQEMGPLSETTTLTQDDVLALVLLRDEGVVAR